A single genomic interval of Spinacia oleracea cultivar Varoflay chromosome 6, BTI_SOV_V1, whole genome shotgun sequence harbors:
- the LOC130463287 gene encoding uncharacterized protein, which produces MKNASRTAPESKASVTALWSVLEIWAYEHFRTLVSAHPRGAAYPFAASWEGAVRSDVSLATFRRALRVLPVGQVIWRPFDDAPTPVSTRQAYYWSGRRVLLPGVYRHVWYLGERVSLQHSTRGRLVPKNPPETMLAKIEDVARLYSDVVEAGDESICLPWENFVDKRGIHDALMARLAPPIRFVLPEEEIDPEDIPYADRVIRYVDSDGEEVEVTVPVVSPPHRMAYDVVPEYYATAT; this is translated from the exons atgaagaaCGCCTCTCGGACTGCACCGGAGAGCAAGGCGAGTGTCACTGCTTTGTGGAGCGTGCTAGAG atttgggCGTACGAGCATTTTCGGACTTTGGTGTCGGCTCATCCTAGGGGTGCGGCTTATCCGTTTGCTGCCTCTTGggaaggagcggtgcgcagcGATGTGTCTTTGGCGACCTTCCGCAGAGCTTTGCGGGTCTTGCCTGTTGGACAG GTGATTTGGCGTCCTTTTGATGACGCGCCTACACCTGTTTCGACCAGGCAGGCCTATTATTGGTCTGGACGGCGGGTCCTTCTCCCGGGGGTGTATCGCCATGTGTGGTATCTGGGAGAGCGGGTGTCTCTTCAGCATAGTACGAGAGGCAGGCTCGTCCCTAAGAATCCTCCGGAGACCATGTTGGCGAAGATTGAGGATGTTGCCCGGCTCTATTCAGATGTCGTGGAGGCTGGAGACGAGTCCATCTGTCTCCCTTGGGAGAATTTTGTAGATAAGAGGGGCATTCATGATGCTCTCATGGCGAGGCTTGCTCCACCTATACGCTTTGtgctgccg gaggaggagatcgACCCAGAGGACATTCCCTATGCTGACAGGGTTATCCGCTATGTTGACTCGGACGGAGAGGAGGTGGAGGTTACTGTTCCGGTGGTTTCTCCTCCACATCGGATGGCGTATGATGTTGTACCAGAGTATTATGCAACT GCGACTTGA